One region of Marinitoga sp. 1197 genomic DNA includes:
- a CDS encoding HD-GYP domain-containing protein yields MPFEKYKIFDSTNLSKGLLNIFSFDYMENKDNAEIIISNKKEKIEKPYILLDNEQLSLIENGKIISIFDFSIENFQILLLKLLSKIFKEEPFNLLYLLEEKRKEIAEFIKNLIVLFEVEDKKSSMSHTQRVAFYSKKFAEYLGKTEEEINLIYDLAMLHDVGRIGIEQLMLFSKTRVFDLEEWDLEHTVAGSVFLANRRELWYAMDVVRSHHEHWDGTGYPDHLKGEKIPYFARFIGIIDWFDWATHTATSEHFGILSPDEAIDYIIFNLGKKFDPILGKEFANFLKDFLSKEKFI; encoded by the coding sequence ATGCCATTTGAAAAATATAAGATTTTTGATTCTACAAATTTATCAAAAGGTTTATTAAATATTTTTTCTTTTGATTATATGGAAAATAAAGACAATGCAGAAATTATAATATCAAATAAAAAAGAAAAAATTGAAAAACCTTATATTTTATTGGATAATGAACAATTAAGTTTAATTGAAAATGGTAAAATCATTTCAATATTCGATTTTTCAATTGAAAATTTTCAAATTTTATTATTAAAATTACTATCAAAGATTTTTAAAGAAGAACCATTTAATCTTTTATATTTATTAGAAGAAAAGAGGAAAGAAATCGCTGAATTCATCAAAAATTTAATAGTTCTATTTGAAGTCGAAGATAAGAAAAGTAGTATGAGTCATACTCAAAGAGTTGCATTTTATTCTAAAAAATTTGCTGAATATTTGGGTAAAACAGAAGAAGAGATCAATCTTATTTATGATTTAGCCATGCTTCATGATGTTGGAAGAATAGGAATAGAACAATTAATGCTTTTTTCAAAAACACGTGTATTCGATCTTGAAGAATGGGACCTCGAACATACTGTTGCTGGTTCTGTATTTCTGGCAAATAGAAGAGAATTATGGTATGCTATGGATGTTGTTAGATCACATCATGAACACTGGGATGGAACGGGTTATCCTGATCATTTAAAAGGAGAAAAAATTCCATATTTTGCAAGATTTATAGGCATTATTGACTGGTTTGATTGGGCTACACATACCGCTACTTCCGAACATTTTGGCATATTATCACCAGATGAAGCTATTGATTATATAATTTTTAATTTAGGAAAAAAATTTGATCCCATTCTTGGAAAGGAGTTTGCTAACTTCTTAAAGGACTTTTTATCAAAAGAAAAATTTATATAA